ACACTACCCCACTGGTGGACGTTATGCTGGTTCTCCTGATCATCTTCCTGATCGCGGTTCCGGTCGCGATCCAGACCATCGAGAAACTCGAGATTCCGATCATGGAATCTGTCGAGTCGAAAGATAAGGTTGAAAACCTGACGCTCACGGTCAGCACGACCGACGCCAGCGGCCTCAGTGCCGGTGAGCCAGGCTATGCCGGTGCAGCCCGCGAGGGCGAGTGCCGGGTGTACTTCAACAATATCACGCCGGTGACCTCGGAAGAACTGTATGATCAGGCATTCGAACGTCTGGACGCAATTGTGACCCGTGCCGGTGGCCCGGAAGCAATCATGGAAGATCCGGACTTGATCCCGCAGGTGCACATCCGTGGTGACGTAAACGCTC
This is a stretch of genomic DNA from Parerythrobacter jejuensis. It encodes these proteins:
- a CDS encoding ExbD/TolR family protein, whose protein sequence is MAISAGGGGDTPMADINTTPLVDVMLVLLIIFLIAVPVAIQTIEKLEIPIMESVESKDKVENLTLTVSTTDASGLSAGEPGYAGAAREGECRVYFNNITPVTSEELYDQAFERLDAIVTRAGGPEAIMEDPDLIPQVHIRGDVNAPWRCVAGTIYNVQAAGYPTVGFISNPVDPNG